Below is a window of Sulfurimonas sp. DNA.
TAAACCATATGCTTAGAGATTTTAAAACACTTAGAACAGGTAAAATTACTACCTCTGTTTTGGATAATGTAAAAGTTGACTACTATGGAACAATGACTGCACTTGATCAAGTCGGCTCTATCTTAGTGGCAGACGCAACTACTATAATTATAAATCCATGGGAAAAAAATCTTCTTAATGCAATTGACAGCGCTATCTCAAAAGCAAATGTCGGGGCAAATCCAAATAATGACGGCGTTCAAATCAAACTGTTTTTCCCTGCAATGACCGTTGAACAGAGACAAGAATCTGCAAAACAGATGAGGGGTATGGGTGAGACCGCAAAAGTTGCGATAAGAAATGATAGAAAACATGCTAACGATAAAATCAAAAAACTTGAAAAAGACAAAGCAATAACTGCCGATGAGTCAAAATCCGCTCAAGACAATATACAAAAAATAACCGATAAATTTATTGCCGAAGTTGAGAGTATACTAAAAACAAAAGAAGCGGAAATACTAAAAGTATAATATAAGGAACTCTCTATGGATGTTAAGAAAATATATATGGACTCAAATGCTCTTTTAGAGGGGCATTTTAAACTAAGCAGCGGAAACCATTCACAATATTATCTACAATCTGCAAAAGTTTTAGAAGATCCAAAAACAGCAAAGCTTCTTGCCGACGCACTGGCTCTTCAAATAAAAGAGAGCGGTATAGAGATAGATACGGTTTGCGCTCCGGCTCTTGGCGGGCTAATTGCCGGTTTTGCACTGGCTCAAGCACTTGATGTCCGCTCCATCTTTGCCGAGAGAGTAAACGGGGAAATGAGTATCCGCCGCGGTTTTGAAGTAAAAGAGGGCGAAAGAGTTTTAATGTGCGAAGATATCATCACAACCGGCGGCTCTGCTATGGAAGCTGCTCAAGTGGTAAAGAGTCTCGGCGGAAAGATTGTAGGTGTTGCCGCTTTGGCAAATCGCGGTTTTTGTAAACGCGAAAACAGCACGGTAACTACAAAACCCAATTGTAAACTTCCTCAAGATATACCATTTTTTGCGTTAGAGGATTTTACATTTGAGATGTATGCACCCGAAGCGTGTCCGATGTGCAAAGAGGGAAGCGAGGCTATAAAACCCGGCTCCAGAGGCAACTAAAATTAAGCGCTATCTGTGAAACCGATTGCACTTTTTTTAGCACTTCTCTTTTTTTGGCAAAATCTAGGCGCATCAGCCGATGTGCCTGATGAGAGCGAACTAAAAAAGATGATTGGCAGGATGCTAATCGTCGGATTTGACGGCGAGAGTGTGGATGAAAATAGCAAAATAGTTTCCCAGATACAAAAATATGAACTCGGCGGCGTAATACTTTTTGACCGCCACTTTCAGGACAGAAGCAAAACAAAAAATATCAGCTCACCGCAACAATTAAGCACTCTTACTTCATCGCTAAAATCTTTTGCAAAAAAACCGCTTATCGTCTCTGTTGATCAAGAGGGCGGAAAAGTCGCAAGACTCAAACCTGCATACGGATTTGACGCAACGCCATCAGCTAAAGTCGTCTCGGAGATGGATGAATATATGACAAAGCATGTATACAACTCTCTAGCAAAAATACTCAAAAACAGCGGAATAAATTGTGATTTTGCACCTGTCGTTGATTTGGCGGTAAATCCTCAAAACAAAGTTATTGTCGGACTAAATCGCTCTTACGGAACCGACTCCAAAGAGGTTGCAAAATATGCAAAGATATTTATAAACTCCCTCAAAAATGAAAATATCATTAGCGTGGCAAAGCATTTTCCCGGACACGGTTCATCGCTCGGTGATTCGCATGAAGGTTTTGTGGATGTCAGTAAAACTTGGAGTGAAGTAGAACTTGAACCGTATAAGGAACTAATCAACTCCGGCATAGTTTCGATGATAATGACCGCCCATGTTTTTAATTCGCAGTTAGATGAAAAGTATCCCTCAACGCTCTCATACAATGTAAACACAAAACTGCTTCGGGATAAACTAAATTTTAAGGGCGTGGTTGTAAGCGATGATTTACAGATGGGAGCGATTTTGAAGCACTACTCGCTAAAAGAGATTGTTGCATTATCCATAAACAGCGGGGTTGATATGCTGCTCTTTGGCAATCAGCTTGCAACTCAAGACATTGATGAGCTTGTAGAGATTATTTTTGCAGGGGTCAAAAACGGCGAAATTAGCTATGAGAGAATCTTGGAGTCAAACAAAAGAGTAGAACTCTTGCATAAAAGTTTCTAATGCAGAGTGCTTTTTCGACTCTTGACTGGCTTGTGTTTGGTCTCTATTTTTTAGTTCTAACTGTTACCTCGGTGATACTCAGCCGCACGAAAATAGAATCATCACGCGATTTTTTCATCACTAAGCACCATATGTCAACATTTGCAGTTGCTATATCCGTGATTGCTACTTCTCAATCCGCCGCTACATTTTTAGGCGCTCCGGAGTACTCATATACTCATAACTTTACTTTTATAGGCTTTTACTTCTCGGGAGTACTCGGGGCTTTTTTTGTAGCTTTTGTGCTTGTTCCGAAATTTTACGAGATGAAAGCCGTCACGGTTTATGAGCTTTTAGAACAAAGATATGGGGAGAGCGCAAAAAAACAAGCGGGAGTAATGTTTTTGCTCGGGAGAATATTGGCAAGCGGTGCAAGGCTCTACATCGGTGCGCTTGCAATCTCTATGATTTTATTTAACGATATAGTATTTGTGCATGTAGCTATATCTATTTTCGTTTTGATGGCAGGTTCGGTTGCCTACTCATATTTCGGCGGTATCCGCTCCATCATCCTAAGCGACATAATCCAAGCAGTTACTTACATTACTGCGGCACTCTCCGTACTTATTTTTCTCTACTACTCGCTTGAAGATGTAGAGATTATAAAAACACTCCAAGAGCATAATAAACTAGTTTTTATAGACACCTCATTTAGCGGAGAGTTTAGTCTTATCGGGCTTCTTGGCGGATGGCTTTTGCTAAATATCGCGGCTTACGGGCTTGACCAAGACCTGACTCAAAGAGTTCTCTGCTGTAAAAACAAAAGCGAAGCGACAAAGTCGCTCTTTATCTCAACGCTTCTAACGGTTCCTATCGTTATGATTTTTTTAACAATCGGTGCGCTTCTTTATGTTTTTTACCTTCAAAGCAGTGTCGTGCAAAACTTTCATGGCGAAAAAATAACCATTTTTATGTACTACATCTTAAATGAGATGCCGGACGGCTTAAGAGGTTTGGTTACAGTCGGAGCAGTTGCAACGGCACTCTCAAGCACAACCTCTGTTTTAGGCGCTATGGCATCGGTTGCGGTTGAGGATTTATACAGACCGTGGAAGATGAAAAGAGAAAAAACAGATGAAAAACATTTTATAAAAGCATCAAGATTTGCAGTGCTTTTTTTCGCACTTGCTCTCTCTTTAATGGCGATAGGAAGTTACTTTTGGCAACGATACAGCAATCTCTCGCTTATTAGTTTTGCACTGGGCGTAATGGCATTTACATACACGGGTCTTCTAGGCGTATATTTTTCGGCTATTTTTACTACTCGAGGAAACAAAACAACTGTTTTTTGGGCATTTATCTGCGGATTTATAACAGTTTTAGCACTTCAACCATATACTTTCGGAGTAAATTTAGGTTTTTCATGGCAGATAGTTATAGGTACTGCCGTGGCATTTTTAATTACTCAAACCGGAGCGAAGAATGGATGAATTTTACATAGGTGTGATGTCGGGGACAAGCCTTGACGGTATTGATATAGCTTTTTGCGAAATCAAACCGCACAGTTTTGAACTGCTTTACTCTGCTGCATACCCTTTTGACAAAGAGTTAAAAGTTGATATCCTAAGCGCTATAAATACTCCGACGACTCTAAAGAGCATAGGCGAACTAGACACCCGTCTGGGCAAAATGTACGCCGATGCGATAGAGAATTTTATATATGAGAAAAAGATAGATAAACACAAGATAAGCGCTATCGGTCTGCACGGTCAAACACTTTGGCACGAACCAAACAGCGAGTACCCTTTTTCTATGCAATTAGGCAATCCCAGTGTCGTAACGGCTCAAACAGGCGTTAGAGTCGTTACTGATTTTAGACAAAAAGATATAGCGCTCGGCGGTCAAGGTGCTCCTTTTGCACCTGCTTTTCATAACTACCTATTTTCAAAACTTAACGGCAATGTTGCAGTGCTAAATATCGGCGGGATGGCAAATCTAACTATTCTCGGCGATGAACTCATAGGCTACGACACGGGCTGCGGGAATGTTCTTATAGACTACTGGATTTCACAAAACAACAGCGTAACTTATGATGAAGACGGAAAATGGGCTAAATCGGGAGTTGTAAATACAGATTTGCTTAAACTTATGCTAAAAGAGCCTTACTTTTCAAAAGAAGCTCCAAAGAGTACGGGCAGGGAGCTTTTTAACGGAAAATGGCTTAAAAGACAGCTTGAGCTTTTCTCGCTAAAAAGAGGAGGAAATTCTCATATAAAAAACAGGGATGTTCAAGCGACGCTTTTGGAATTAACGGTACATAGTATCGCAAATGAAGTTAAAAAAACTTCAACCGATTTGCTGATTGTATGCGGCGGCGGCGTTAAGAACTCTTACCTTATGGAGCGGCTGAAAAACGAACTAAGCGGTATAGAGGTTGTTTCAAGCGATGAGTGCGGGGTAAGCAGTGAGTTTATGGAGGCTATGGCTTTTGCGTGGCTTGCTTATGAGAGAGTGCACAAAAGATGTGTTAAACTATCCTCCGTTACGGGAGCGTCAAAAGATTCTATTTTAGGTGCTATATATGAGTAAAATAAAAGAGTGGATACAAACAACTTCTTACAAAAATTATACGATTGAGACTGCACTCGCAGATGCAAGTTTTAGAAAATATTACAGACTCAGAGACGGAGACAAAACAGCCCTTTTGATGGACTCTTCTTTGGAGCCAGACTCTTTAAAATCGTTTTTGGATGTAACGGCAAGACTAAAAAATGCGGATGTTAGCGTCCCTAAAATTTTTGAACAAAATATAGAAAACGGGTACATAATTTTAGAAGATTTCGGAACTACACACTATTTGGATCTCTTAAGTGAAAATAACTTCAAAGCGTTTTACACAAAAGCCATCAATTCGATTTTAAAAATGCAAAAAGCAGATGCATCTGCTCTGCCTCTCTATGATAAAGAGTTTTTACATAAAGAGATGCAATTGATGCAGGATTGGTATATAGAGAAGCTTCTTCGCGCAAAGCTAAACGAATCGCAAAAAGAGCTTATCGCAACTACGCTTGAGGCTATTTCTGCCATAGTTCTTGAACAGCCTCAAGGCGTTTTTGTACATCGTGATTTTCACTCAAGAAACATAATGCTAAAAAGCGATAACAAAATCGGTATAATCGACTTTCAAGACGCAATGAGCGGTGCTATAACTTACGACTTGGTCTCTTTGCTCAAAGATTGCTATGTCGCGTACGATAGAAAAGAGATAAAAAAGCTGGCATTGGAGTTTCGCGATAAAAAAGGGTTAAAAGTAAATGATGAAACATTTGTAAAATGGTTTGATTTTATGGGGCTTCAGCGACATATAAAAGTGCTGGGTATATTCTCCCGTCTATATCTTCGCGACGGCAAAAGCGGCTATCTAAAAGATATCCCGCTGACGCTAAAATATGTTATAGATGCGGCAAACAGATATGCTGAGACTAAAGAGTTGGCAAGTTTATTGAGCAGTCTAAAATGAAAGCAATGATACTCGCTGCCGGACGGGGCGAGAGAATGCGTCCGCTAACAGATAAAATACCAAAACCGCTGCTTGAGGTACACAAAAAACCGCTTATAGTTTGGCATATAGAAAAGCTGGCATCTCTTGGTTTTAGTGAAATAGTTATAAATATCGATCATCTTGGGGATATGATACAAAAAGCATTAGGCGACGGCAGAGAGCGGGGAGTAAACTTAATCTACTCGGATGAGCAAAAAAGCGGAGCATTAGAGAGTGCCGGCGGAATCATCAAAGCGCTTAGGCTGCTTGGAGACGAAAATTTTTTAGTAGTAAACGGCGATATTTGGTGCGACTATGAGTTTGAAAATAACTTTGATTTAAAAGATGATTTGGCACATCTGATTTTAGTTCCAAATCCGCAACACAACCCGCAAGGAGATTTTGCTCTGCATAACGGCAGAGTTATGAACGATGCGGAACAAAAATTTACATTCTCGGGCATAGGATACTATAGCGTAAGATTTTTTGATAATTTAGAGTGCAAAAAAACTCCGCTCGCACCGCTGTTAAGAGAAGCAGTAAAAAACGACAAAGTCGGAGGTTCTTTATATAAGGGAAGATGGTATGATATAGGCACACCGCAAAGGCTTGCCGAAGCAAACGCTATTTTTGTATAAACTGACCGCACCCTTTTGTCTCAGTGCCTTTAAATGTTTTATAATCTTTGTTACCGTCTAAATATGATTGGAAACGAGCGCACTCTTTGCTTTTTAGGCATATTTTGTTATCGCAAGCTTTATCTACTTCCATATAGACTCCTTTGTTTAATTTTTTGAAATTATAACAAACATATCTATCAATTAATATGCATTTGATTTTAAAATGTTATACTAAAAATATAAAAATAGCAGGATGAGTTGGTAATGATTAAAATATTTTTTGTGCTTCTTTCAAGCACTCTGCTTTTTGCAAAACATAACAGCTGTGAATTTCAAAACCAAAATTATACGGAAATTTGTAACAGAACAGTAGAAAACGGTGTTTCGTACGAATATGCAAATAAATTCTTGCTTTCCAATTTAAAAACACAAAAATTTGACGAGATAAGCTATGAATACCTGCAACCAAAATATATACAGGTTCATAAAAAAAATGAGAAAAAAGCGAACAATGTACTGGTTAAATATATACCCGAGATGGTAGAACATCTAAAAAAATACAGTGAAGTTTATGATTATGCCGAGGAAAAATACGGCGTAAACCGTGAGATAGTAGCTGCGATTTTGCTAAAAGAGACAAGACTGGGAAGAATTGTGCCAAAACACGATGCGTTTATTGTTTTTAACACTTTGGTCGTGCGAACAAAACCAAACACGCAAAGAGAAAAGTGGCTCTTAAATATGGGCAAAACCAATATGGTATCCGTCATCACGCATTGTTACAAAAAAGGGGTAGAACCGGATGAGTGCAATCTGCCTAGCTCATATGCCGGAGCCGTAGGAATACCTCAGTTTATGCCGGAGAGTTTTATATATAGTGAGGGTTACAAAACAGAAATTGCAGATTTGACGAAGATGGAGGATGCCATCTTGTCTGCAAGTAAATTTTTACATAAAAAAGCCGAATTTACGGAGCTTCTTGACTGGAATAAAATACCCGACATCGTAGATATCGAATCAAAATGGTATGACTATGAGTTTGAAAACGAAGATGCATCGCTAGTTCACGCAAAAAACAAAAACGGCGATAAAGAGTTTAAATGCTTCACATGCGATAAAGAGGAGCTTAATTACTTAAGAGAGTACACAAAAAAAGTCTTGCGTTACAACAACTCCTCAAACTATGCAATCGGAGTTATGCGCTTGGCTTATGAGGCGCAAAAAGGGCTTAAACAAGAGTAATAACGGCTTTGTCTCCTTTATTATTTTTGCTTTTTCAATCTCTTTTTTTTGTGTTTCATAATTTTACTTGTCTTCCCATTTAAATATGTCAAGAATCACTATCATATCATTATCAATCAAGTAAGGTATTGTATAGCCTTTAAAGATTAAATCCCTAGTATAGGTATCATCGTAATGTACTGATTGTCTGCATTTAAAAGGCATATTTGTTAAATCTGTTATTTTATTATCTAACTCTCTTTTAAATCTTTTGGCGTTAACAGGATTATTAATTGCAATGAACTTCAGTATTGAAAAAAGCTTACTATTAAAAGAGGGATTTTTATTTATTATCATTGAGTTAAAGGCTATTTAACCAATTGTCAATCTCATCCATGCCTTGGCTATATGGTACTATTTTCATCTTACCGCTTCTGTACTCTTCTACAGCTTGGGTGACTCTTTCTCTAGCTTCACTTTTAGAAATAGCGGGATAGCCGTCATCTAGTACATCCTCCACGATATTAACTTGAGTGTGATTTTGATTTAAAAACGACAGCAATTGACTATAAAACCCATCATCTACATTTAATCTTAAAAAATGCATTTTTTAAATCCTTTATTTTAATTTCGTAATTATAGCATATGTAAAATATGACAATTAATGCGAGACGCAATGGATAAAAATAAATAATTGAGAGAAAACAAAGAGCCCTGCGGTAGTTATGGGCGGGGTGAAGAAAGATAGGGTTTTAAAAAATAGTAGCCACAAGAGTATGTGACTCTTGCGGCTTTAAAACCTTTTTATCGTCAAATGCATTCGCCGACTCCACACATACCATCCACTTGTATGCATCTTTATTCATAGCACTCATTCTTGAAGTTTTTTCTATCCACGGATTCCATACGACAACGGAGGATGAACCTTGATTTTTTATATGGATAATTCTGTTTTTATCTTTTAAAACTATTTCGCCATCAACTTCTTGGTAAACTCTATCAACCTCTTGGTTAAACGATATATCACCGTTTTGTACTTCGTTTTTCCATGTCAGCGCATCCAAATACGGCTTTTTATCTAACCCTTTTACAGTTGTTTCGCAAATATCTGAAACACTAAAATAAGTATGAAGCGCTTGTGAGATTTCAAAAGATTTGTCATCTAAGTTTGTAGTTTTAAGCTCCATCGTCAATCTATCCGAAATGGTAATTTTTAGCTCCAAAAGAAACTTATGGTGCCACATCTGAAGCGTTTTTTCATCGTGAGAGAGTCTAAAAGTAAGAGCTGTTGTTTTTTCGTCTACCTCATCACTGAGCACAAACTCCCACATAGAAATTCTTGCAAAGCCGTGTTGAGGCAGACTTTTATCTTCATTAAACCCAAACCACGGCCAACATACGGGAACACCGCCGCGGATTGCCTTGCCATACTCAAAATCACTTACTTCGCTTAGCCATAAAATCGGTTCTTCATTCACTCGTTTGTAGTGAAAAATATGTGCGCCTTGTAAAGCAACCTTTGCCTCTGCAGAACTGTTTTTTACTTCAATATAAGAAAATCCGTTAGCTAATTTTTTATGAGTTATCATCTATTCGTAATGTGTCCACATTCTATAAATTTTTATAATTTTTTCTTCTTCAAAAACTTCATATACCAATCTATGCTGTTTATTTATTCTTCTTGAGATTTTACCTGCTAAATCTGCTTCAAGATACTCATATTTCGGTGGATACTTCAAAGGTTTTTCTTGCACCATATCTAAGAGTTCTTGAACCTTTGGCTTTAGTCCGCTTGAAGATATTTTTTTAGCATCTTTTTTTGCCTGAGGTGAAAATAACAGTTGGTACATTTTACCAATCTAGCTTATCGGCAGTTACATAATTTTCAATCGGTTCATTTGAAGCTGCAACTATGCTCTCTTGCATACCCTTTATACTTCTTAAGTACTCATCATCACTCTGGTATGTTGTTTTATCTAGTATTTCAACTTCATTTTTTGAAAAATGACTCAAAAGCCACAAAAACTTATCATTTATGCTATCTTCAATTTTTAAAGTTACTGTCTGCATAACAAATCCTTAAAATTATTTTTTATTTCAACATTATATCTTTTATAAGTTATCACTGCTTCTCCAAGATGAGATTTTATGTCCTTTGAGAGCGTAAAAAAGTATAAAAGCGTAGCAAACTATACCTATGAGATAGGTTGATTGCATATCGCCGCTTGTTTGAGCGATTTTACCGAAGATTAGCGGGAGGATTGCTCCGCCTGCTATTGCCATAATTAACAGTGCGCTTCCCTTAGCCGTATATCCGCCGAGTCCCTCTAACGCTAAAGGCCAGATAGTAGGCCAGACAAGGGCATTTGCAAAACCCAAAAGTGCGACAAATGTTACAGTATCCGGCAAGGTTCTCACTCCGCTCCAACCCCATAAAATCTCGCTGATTGTACTGCCTTGCGTCGATGAAGCTGCAACGCCGAACAAAAATAGCACTCCAAAGACACTAGAGAGCAGAAGCGCTTTTTCTTGTGAAAGATATTTTGGTATAAAAACAACACCTACAAGATAGCCTAAAACCATAAAAATCATGGTAAAAGAGGTTAGGGCGGTGTAGTTTTCTACACCCAGATATTGCCCGTAAAGCCCGATAGTATCTCCCGCAATTACCTCTATGCCGACATAAAAGAAGAGTGCAACCGCACCCAAAATCACTCGCGGAAACTCAAATATACTCTTTTTTTCTTCTTGGGTCTCTTTGGAAAATTCAAGCTCAGGAAGCGAAGAAAATTTCACAAGTGCTATCAAGCCACTCAAAACTGCCGCCATAATGATATAAGGAGTGATAAGTTTTGAAGCCAGTGCCTCTTTTGCCTCACTTGATAAATCTTCTATTGAACCGATACCCGAGAGTATAAATGCGCTAAAAAGAAGCGGAACGATAACTCCGGCACTTTTGTTTATAAGCCCCATAATACTTATACGCATAGCTGCACTCTTGATATCTCCGATGCAGACTATGTATGGATTTGAAGCTGTTTGCAGTACTGTGAGCCCCGTTCCCAGAGTAAAAAGTGCAATTAAAAAAAGTATAAAACTTGCACTCATCGCGGCCGGTATAAAAAGAAGAGCGGCGGCAACCATAACTGCCAAGCCCAAAGCCATACCGTTTTTATAGCCTGTTTTCTCAAGCAGATAAGCCATCGGCAAAGCCATAACGGTATAAGCGATGTAAAAAGCGAAAGTGACAAAGAGTGCTTGAAACTCGTTAAGATTGCAGATGACTTTTAAAAATGGGATAAGTGAACCGTTTAGCCATGTAACAAACCCGAAAATAAAAAACAGAACTCCTATTATAACCATCGGCATAACGGATGTTTTGCTAGCCATTTTTTAAACTTTTCAGATAGTGTGCAACCGCATCTTCATCGTTTGTATGAGGAAGAACGATTTTTGCCGCTTTTTTTACCCCCTCTTGTGCATTTGCAACCGCAACTGAAGTTCCCGCTAACTCAAACATACCGATATCGTTAAAATTATCTCCAAAAACGGTTAATTTTTTTAAGTCAAAACCGACATATTCGCTCACACTTTTTATACCGTGAGACTTATCCGCATCTTTATGCAAAATCGTCAAAAAATAGCAGCCGACATAAGCTTCGGGAGCTAAAATATATTTCAAACCATCTCCAAAAATTTTCTCTATATGAAGCGCAAGCTCTCGCAACAAAACCTCATCTCCAAAATAAACGATTTTAAAATTATCATTCATTGCACGAAGATTGCTCTGCCGGTTGTGGTGATCGTCATTTTTGTAATTTTTAAGCACCTCTTTTTGATGTACATTTAAAAGCGTAGAGTAGGAAAAAGTTTCTCGCAAAGTGCTATCTGCCAAAGAGAGGATAAAAGGGTAAATCCCAAATTTTGCCCCCTCGTCTATAATAACATCCCCCACTTCTTTGCCTATAAACTTAGTGTCGATTATCTTCTTGTCCATAGTCGCTATTAATGCACCGTCGAGAAGTATCATCGGCGCATTTATATCTATATCTTTTAAAAACTGCATAGTTTTTTTATAAGTTCTAGCCGTTGCGATACTCATAATGGAGTGAGCCGACATCTCATTCCAAGTCCCTCTCGTAAACTCGCTAACCGACAAATCGGTTCTCAAAAATGTATGATCCAAATCCGTAATATATATTTTTTTCATTTTACCGCTACCTTAATTGACATGTCATCATTCTCTCGACAAGCATTCTTCCGATTTCTAGTTTATCATCAATTATCGATGTAATTTTCAAATCCGCCAAATTCTCCTTATCTTCCAATGATGAGATTTTTACTATCAGATTAATATTTTTAGTATGGTTTAAAATCGCTTCGCAAATTGCCCTTTTTTTCTCTATATTGTCAAGCGTTACTATTACCGCCGCCGAACTCTCCGCTTGCAATGCTTCCAAGAGGGAGAGTTTTGACATATCTCCCAAATACGCTTCTTTGCCATCTTTTAAAGCCTCTTGAACATGCTTCGGGTTATTATCTATTATAACATACGGAGCATCTATCTCATCCAAATATTTTGCGGCGAACTTACCAGTAATACTATAACCGCATAAAATTACATGATCCTTTCTCGTAACAAATGCCGAGGTATCCAGCCCTAAGTATTGATAGTTGCTAATGTAACTTACAAATCTATTGATTTTAGAGATAAAAAACGGAGTAACAATCATAGAAAAGATTACGACTAAGATAAAAAGTGATTCAAGTTCTTTTTCAAGAAGACCTCCAACACTTGCTACGGCAAAAATAACAAATGAAAATTCTCCGACTTGCGAGAGGGCAAGAGCCGTCTTAAGTGAGCGGGTATGCGATGAGGTGATACGCATTATTACATATGTTATAGCTGTTTTTGAAATAAAGACAAGGATAAAAGTCGTAATGATTATATCAATATGTTTTATGAAAAAAACAATATCTATCTTCATACCTACGACGATAAAAAATGTTCCAAGCAAA
It encodes the following:
- a CDS encoding anhydro-N-acetylmuramic acid kinase; this translates as MDEFYIGVMSGTSLDGIDIAFCEIKPHSFELLYSAAYPFDKELKVDILSAINTPTTLKSIGELDTRLGKMYADAIENFIYEKKIDKHKISAIGLHGQTLWHEPNSEYPFSMQLGNPSVVTAQTGVRVVTDFRQKDIALGGQGAPFAPAFHNYLFSKLNGNVAVLNIGGMANLTILGDELIGYDTGCGNVLIDYWISQNNSVTYDEDGKWAKSGVVNTDLLKLMLKEPYFSKEAPKSTGRELFNGKWLKRQLELFSLKRGGNSHIKNRDVQATLLELTVHSIANEVKKTSTDLLIVCGGGVKNSYLMERLKNELSGIEVVSSDECGVSSEFMEAMAFAWLAYERVHKRCVKLSSVTGASKDSILGAIYE
- a CDS encoding sodium:solute symporter — encoded protein: MQSAFSTLDWLVFGLYFLVLTVTSVILSRTKIESSRDFFITKHHMSTFAVAISVIATSQSAATFLGAPEYSYTHNFTFIGFYFSGVLGAFFVAFVLVPKFYEMKAVTVYELLEQRYGESAKKQAGVMFLLGRILASGARLYIGALAISMILFNDIVFVHVAISIFVLMAGSVAYSYFGGIRSIILSDIIQAVTYITAALSVLIFLYYSLEDVEIIKTLQEHNKLVFIDTSFSGEFSLIGLLGGWLLLNIAAYGLDQDLTQRVLCCKNKSEATKSLFISTLLTVPIVMIFLTIGALLYVFYLQSSVVQNFHGEKITIFMYYILNEMPDGLRGLVTVGAVATALSSTTSVLGAMASVAVEDLYRPWKMKREKTDEKHFIKASRFAVLFFALALSLMAIGSYFWQRYSNLSLISFALGVMAFTYTGLLGVYFSAIFTTRGNKTTVFWAFICGFITVLALQPYTFGVNLGFSWQIVIGTAVAFLITQTGAKNG
- the murU gene encoding N-acetylmuramate alpha-1-phosphate uridylyltransferase MurU, with the translated sequence MKAMILAAGRGERMRPLTDKIPKPLLEVHKKPLIVWHIEKLASLGFSEIVINIDHLGDMIQKALGDGRERGVNLIYSDEQKSGALESAGGIIKALRLLGDENFLVVNGDIWCDYEFENNFDLKDDLAHLILVPNPQHNPQGDFALHNGRVMNDAEQKFTFSGIGYYSVRFFDNLECKKTPLAPLLREAVKNDKVGGSLYKGRWYDIGTPQRLAEANAIFV
- the frr gene encoding ribosome recycling factor, whose protein sequence is MLRDFKTLRTGKITTSVLDNVKVDYYGTMTALDQVGSILVADATTIIINPWEKNLLNAIDSAISKANVGANPNNDGVQIKLFFPAMTVEQRQESAKQMRGMGETAKVAIRNDRKHANDKIKKLEKDKAITADESKSAQDNIQKITDKFIAEVESILKTKEAEILKV
- a CDS encoding lytic murein transglycosylase, translated to MIKIFFVLLSSTLLFAKHNSCEFQNQNYTEICNRTVENGVSYEYANKFLLSNLKTQKFDEISYEYLQPKYIQVHKKNEKKANNVLVKYIPEMVEHLKKYSEVYDYAEEKYGVNREIVAAILLKETRLGRIVPKHDAFIVFNTLVVRTKPNTQREKWLLNMGKTNMVSVITHCYKKGVEPDECNLPSSYAGAVGIPQFMPESFIYSEGYKTEIADLTKMEDAILSASKFLHKKAEFTELLDWNKIPDIVDIESKWYDYEFENEDASLVHAKNKNGDKEFKCFTCDKEELNYLREYTKKVLRYNNSSNYAIGVMRLAYEAQKGLKQE
- a CDS encoding phosphotransferase, which codes for MSKIKEWIQTTSYKNYTIETALADASFRKYYRLRDGDKTALLMDSSLEPDSLKSFLDVTARLKNADVSVPKIFEQNIENGYIILEDFGTTHYLDLLSENNFKAFYTKAINSILKMQKADASALPLYDKEFLHKEMQLMQDWYIEKLLRAKLNESQKELIATTLEAISAIVLEQPQGVFVHRDFHSRNIMLKSDNKIGIIDFQDAMSGAITYDLVSLLKDCYVAYDRKEIKKLALEFRDKKGLKVNDETFVKWFDFMGLQRHIKVLGIFSRLYLRDGKSGYLKDIPLTLKYVIDAANRYAETKELASLLSSLK
- a CDS encoding type II toxin-antitoxin system RelE/ParE family toxin, whose translation is MIINKNPSFNSKLFSILKFIAINNPVNAKRFKRELDNKITDLTNMPFKCRQSVHYDDTYTRDLIFKGYTIPYLIDNDMIVILDIFKWEDK
- a CDS encoding glycoside hydrolase family 3 N-terminal domain-containing protein, with the protein product MKPIALFLALLFFWQNLGASADVPDESELKKMIGRMLIVGFDGESVDENSKIVSQIQKYELGGVILFDRHFQDRSKTKNISSPQQLSTLTSSLKSFAKKPLIVSVDQEGGKVARLKPAYGFDATPSAKVVSEMDEYMTKHVYNSLAKILKNSGINCDFAPVVDLAVNPQNKVIVGLNRSYGTDSKEVAKYAKIFINSLKNENIISVAKHFPGHGSSLGDSHEGFVDVSKTWSEVELEPYKELINSGIVSMIMTAHVFNSQLDEKYPSTLSYNVNTKLLRDKLNFKGVVVSDDLQMGAILKHYSLKEIVALSINSGVDMLLFGNQLATQDIDELVEIIFAGVKNGEISYERILESNKRVELLHKSF
- the pyrE gene encoding orotate phosphoribosyltransferase → MDVKKIYMDSNALLEGHFKLSSGNHSQYYLQSAKVLEDPKTAKLLADALALQIKESGIEIDTVCAPALGGLIAGFALAQALDVRSIFAERVNGEMSIRRGFEVKEGERVLMCEDIITTGGSAMEAAQVVKSLGGKIVGVAALANRGFCKRENSTVTTKPNCKLPQDIPFFALEDFTFEMYAPEACPMCKEGSEAIKPGSRGN